The Kosakonia sacchari SP1 genome includes a window with the following:
- a CDS encoding LysR family transcriptional regulator has translation MSDQRLKDIVPFVASVEEGSFTAAAERLHLTGSAVSKSVARLEARLGSRLLERTTRRLEVTDAGNAYYQTCIRILEELAEAESVLAAHRTIPSGRLRLAVPNTYGRLGVMPLLIPFCQQHPEIDLSLTFSDRFVDLFDEGIDVAVRIGQTVDLPASLGCRQIGREKMVFCAAPDYLQRAGTPQNEAALMQHRAILYERVDGSTKPWLFTTADGHPEWRSVPYRMALGDVDAQVQALCAGLGVGQMPTWLVHEHVQRGKLQVIMPQCQPHGLALTLVWPRRKQLLPKVDALLMALGALEISPPLAAPALDQ, from the coding sequence ATGAGCGATCAGCGTCTGAAAGATATCGTCCCCTTCGTTGCCAGTGTTGAAGAGGGGAGTTTTACCGCTGCGGCGGAACGCCTGCATCTGACCGGATCGGCGGTAAGTAAAAGCGTCGCCCGCCTCGAAGCGCGGCTGGGTTCGCGTTTACTGGAGCGCACCACGCGTCGCCTTGAAGTCACCGATGCCGGGAACGCGTATTACCAGACCTGCATTCGCATCCTGGAGGAGCTGGCGGAAGCCGAATCGGTACTGGCGGCACACCGCACCATTCCTTCCGGGCGGTTGCGCCTCGCCGTGCCAAACACCTACGGGCGGCTGGGCGTGATGCCGCTGCTGATCCCATTTTGTCAGCAACACCCGGAAATTGATCTTAGCCTGACTTTCTCCGATCGTTTTGTGGATCTGTTCGATGAGGGGATCGATGTGGCTGTACGTATCGGGCAAACCGTCGATCTGCCCGCGTCGCTCGGGTGCCGACAAATTGGTCGTGAGAAGATGGTGTTTTGCGCCGCGCCCGATTACCTGCAACGCGCCGGGACGCCACAAAATGAGGCGGCGCTGATGCAGCACCGGGCCATTCTTTATGAGCGAGTGGATGGCAGCACCAAGCCGTGGTTATTTACCACCGCCGACGGACACCCGGAGTGGCGCAGCGTGCCATATCGCATGGCGCTCGGCGATGTCGATGCGCAAGTTCAGGCGCTTTGCGCCGGGTTGGGCGTTGGGCAGATGCCGACCTGGCTGGTGCATGAGCACGTGCAGCGCGGCAAGTTGCAGGTAATTATGCCGCAATGCCAGCCGCACGGGCTGGCGCTTACGCTGGTGTGGCCGCGCCGCAAGCAGCTATTACCAAAAGTGGACGCGTTACTGATGGCGCTCGGCGCGCTGGAGATCTCTCCGCCGCTTGCCGCACCAGCACTTGACCAATGA